A stretch of Nitrospirota bacterium DNA encodes these proteins:
- the gatC gene encoding Asp-tRNA(Asn)/Glu-tRNA(Gln) amidotransferase subunit GatC has protein sequence MKISGSDVEHIARLARLGLKEDEKDVYGGQLNEILDYVDKLNELDTSGVEPTSHVIPVNNVFRDDVPGTSLPREEALRNAPQVADGFYRVPKIIE, from the coding sequence ATGAAGATTTCAGGCAGTGATGTGGAACATATAGCCCGGCTTGCAAGGCTGGGATTGAAAGAGGATGAAAAGGATGTCTACGGTGGCCAGTTGAATGAGATACTGGATTATGTTGATAAACTGAACGAGCTGGACACATCCGGTGTTGAACCTACCAGTCATGTAATTCCCGTCAATAATGTCTTTCGTGATGATGTGCCGGGGACCTCGCTGCCACGGGAGGAGGCCCTGAGAAATGCCCCTCAAGTTGCAGACGGTTTTTACCGGGTTCCAAAAATTATTGAATAA
- the panD gene encoding aspartate 1-decarboxylase: MFRCMLKAKIHMARVTDCILRYEGSISIDEDILEEAGMLPYEQVHVSNLDNGERFTTYIIPGERGKRGFMLNGPTARKAIPGDRIIIFSYSWMDEDEISAAVPRVLIMDEENRIKEVRNLKRG, from the coding sequence ATGTTCAGATGCATGTTAAAGGCCAAGATTCACATGGCCAGGGTTACGGATTGTATCCTCCGGTATGAGGGGAGTATAAGCATAGATGAGGATATACTGGAGGAGGCAGGGATGCTTCCCTATGAGCAGGTTCATGTAAGCAATCTTGACAACGGAGAGAGATTTACGACCTACATCATCCCTGGCGAACGTGGGAAGAGGGGTTTTATGCTAAACGGTCCAACTGCAAGAAAGGCCATTCCCGGTGACAGGATAATCATATTTTCATATTCCTGGATGGATGAAGATGAGATATCTGCTGCCGTACCACGAGTCTTGATAATGGATGAGGAAAACAGGATAAAAGAGGTTCGTAATCTGAAAAGAGGTTGA